One part of the Solanum dulcamara chromosome 8, daSolDulc1.2, whole genome shotgun sequence genome encodes these proteins:
- the LOC129899928 gene encoding uncharacterized protein LOC129899928, with protein sequence MAGRSTTEAIHIMRRLMEKYRERKRDLQMVFIDLEKTYEKILRDVLWRCLEAKVVLMVYIRAIKDMYDGVKSQVKTVGGNSENFLVEMGLHQGSVLRPFLLALVMDELTRFIQEEVSWCMLFVDDIILIDET encoded by the coding sequence ATGGCAGGACGTTCGACTACTGAAGCCATCCACATTATGCGGAGACTGATGGAGAAGTATAGGGAAAGGAAGAGGGACCTTCAgatggtgttcattgaccttgaaaaaACTTATGAAAAAATCCTGAGGGATGTTCTCTGGaggtgtttggaggctaaagttGTCCtgatggtgtatattagggcgataaaggacatgtatgatggagttAAGAGTCAGGTTAAGACAGTGGGAGGAAACTCGGAAAACTTCCTAGTTGAAATGGGGCTACATCAAGGATCTGTTCTTAGACCTTTCCTGTtagccttggtgatggatgagctgacGCGGTTTATTCAGGAGGAGGTGTcttggtgtatgttatttgtaGACGACATAATATTGATTGATGAGACATGA